In the genome of Mycteria americana isolate JAX WOST 10 ecotype Jacksonville Zoo and Gardens chromosome 7, USCA_MyAme_1.0, whole genome shotgun sequence, one region contains:
- the MMACHC gene encoding cyanocobalamin reductase / alkylcobalamin dealkylase isoform X1, with protein MEGRVAERLRGALGPFGFEVHAFKVGWYNAILQPAFHLPYPDDTLAFVVLSTPSMFDKALKPFVNKERLKIIRDPVDQCVSHHLSRVKEKFPDQKVDIIFDYEILPSRKPKFLAQTAAHVAGAAYYYQRKDVKLDPWGKKKIYGVCIHPKYGGWFAIRGLLLFPDIQVPFLEQFAPVDCVSTEEKRIELLEQFNFHWQDGRYRDIIEVKERYSEEQKAYFATPPAERFRLLGLTQEAQRSTFH; from the exons ATGGAGGGGCGCGTGGCGGAGCGGCTCCGCGGCGCCCTGGGCCCCTTCGGCTTCGAGGTGCACGCCTTCAAG GTTGGATGGTACAACGCTATTCTCCAGCCAGCCTTTCATCTCCCCTACCCAGATGACACACTGGCCTTCGTGGTCCTCAGCACACCTTCAATGTTTGACAAAGCCCTTAAACCTTTTGTGAACAAAGAACGGTTAAAAATAATCAGGGATCCTGTGGATCAGTGTGTTTCTCATCATTTATCGCGTGTGAAGGAG aaATTCCCCGACCAGAAGGTGGACATCATCTTTGATTATGAGATCCTGCCAAGCCGAAAGCCCAAGTTCTTGGCACAGACAGCTGCCCATGTTGCTGGAGCTGCATATTACTACCAAAGGAAGGATGTGAAGCTTGATCCTTGGGGTAAAAAG aagatCTATGGCGTATGTATCCATCCCAAGTATGGTGGTTGGTTTGCTATCCGGGGTCTCCTCCTGTTCCCAGATATTCAGGTACCGTTCCTGGAACAGTTTGCCCCTGTTGACTGTGtgagcacagaggagaaaagaattgAGTTGCTGGAGCAATTCAATTTCCACTGGCAGGACGGCCGCTACAGGGACATAATTGAAGTGAAGGAAAGGTACTCAGAGGAGCAAAAAGCCTACTTTGCCACTCCTCCAGCGGAGAGATTCAGACTGCTAGGGCTGACACAAGAAGCCCAGAGAAGCACATTTCACTAA
- the MMACHC gene encoding cyanocobalamin reductase / alkylcobalamin dealkylase isoform X2: MFDKALKPFVNKERLKIIRDPVDQCVSHHLSRVKEKFPDQKVDIIFDYEILPSRKPKFLAQTAAHVAGAAYYYQRKDVKLDPWGKKKIYGVCIHPKYGGWFAIRGLLLFPDIQVPFLEQFAPVDCVSTEEKRIELLEQFNFHWQDGRYRDIIEVKERYSEEQKAYFATPPAERFRLLGLTQEAQRSTFH; this comes from the exons ATGTTTGACAAAGCCCTTAAACCTTTTGTGAACAAAGAACGGTTAAAAATAATCAGGGATCCTGTGGATCAGTGTGTTTCTCATCATTTATCGCGTGTGAAGGAG aaATTCCCCGACCAGAAGGTGGACATCATCTTTGATTATGAGATCCTGCCAAGCCGAAAGCCCAAGTTCTTGGCACAGACAGCTGCCCATGTTGCTGGAGCTGCATATTACTACCAAAGGAAGGATGTGAAGCTTGATCCTTGGGGTAAAAAG aagatCTATGGCGTATGTATCCATCCCAAGTATGGTGGTTGGTTTGCTATCCGGGGTCTCCTCCTGTTCCCAGATATTCAGGTACCGTTCCTGGAACAGTTTGCCCCTGTTGACTGTGtgagcacagaggagaaaagaattgAGTTGCTGGAGCAATTCAATTTCCACTGGCAGGACGGCCGCTACAGGGACATAATTGAAGTGAAGGAAAGGTACTCAGAGGAGCAAAAAGCCTACTTTGCCACTCCTCCAGCGGAGAGATTCAGACTGCTAGGGCTGACACAAGAAGCCCAGAGAAGCACATTTCACTAA
- the PRDX1 gene encoding peroxiredoxin-1, whose product MSSGKAFIGKPAPDFTATAVMPDGQFKDIKLSDYKGKYVVFFFYPLDFTFVCPTEIIAYSDKADEFKKINCEVIGASVDSHFCHLAWINTPKKQGGLGTMKIPLISDTKRAIAKEYGVLKEDEGIAYRGLFIIDEKGILRQITINDLPVGRSVDETLRLVQAFQFTDKHGEVCPAGWKPGSDTIKPDVQKSKEYFSKQK is encoded by the exons ATGTCTTCAGGAAAGGCTTTCATTGGAAAACCAGCCCCTGACTTCACTGCCACGGCTGTAATGCCAGATGGACAATTCAAAGACATCAAACTCTCTGACTATAAAG GAAAATATGTTGTGTTCTTCTTCTACCCACTGGACTTCACTTTTGTCTGTCCAACTGAAATTATTGCATACAGTGACAAAGCTGATGAATtcaagaaaattaactgtgaAGTAATTGGAGCATCTGTTGACTCTCACTTTTGTCACCTTGCCTG GATCAACACTCCTAAGAAACAAGGTGGTTTGGGTACTATGAAAATCCCATTGATTTCTGACACAAAACGTGCCATTGCCAAAGAATATGGAGTACTTAAAGAGGATGAAGGTATTGCATACAG GGGTCTGTTCATTATTGATGAGAAGGGGATCTTGAGGCAGATAACAATCAATGATCTTCCTGTTGGCCGTTCTGTTGATGAAACCCTCAGACTTGTCCAGGCATTCCAGTTTACAGATAAACATGGAGAAG TGTGCCCAGCTGGCTGGAAGCCTGGCAGTGACACAATCAAGCCTGATGTTCAGAAAAGTAAAGAGTATTTCTCCAAGCAGAAATAA